GACCTCGTCGACGGCGCCGCACCGGACGCCCGGGCCTGCCTGGACACCTACGCCGACGACATCGACGAGCGGTTCCCCGAAGGGTTCGACAAGGACTCCCTCGTCCGGCCGCAGGAGGTGTCCGGCGACGCCGGCGCGTTCTTCGTGGCCTACGAGGAGGGCCGCCCCGTGGGCTGCGGGGCACTACGCCGCCTGGAGCCCGGCGTCGGCGAGATCCGCCACCTCTGGGTGCACCCCGGCGCCCGCCGCCTCGGCCTCGCCCGCCGACTCCTGGAATCCCTCGAACAGGAGGCCGCCGCCCGGCACTTGACCGTCGTACGCCTCGACACGCATGCCGCGCTCACCGAGGCGCAGGCGATGTACCGGGCGTGCGGATACACGGACATCCCGGCCTACGACGACAACGTCTACGCCAGCCACTGGTTCGAGAAGCGGCTGTCGCCGAGCGCCTGACCGCACTCGGCCGGTCCGCCCCCGCCCCCCTGCGAGGCGATCAGGAGTGGTGAACTCAGTGTCCGATCAGGCGACTTGAGCCACAATATTGTCGTGTCCACCATCTCGGAATCAGAGTTCGACGACGGTACGCCCGTGAGGTTCCTGCTCGCCCCCGCACCCGCGCGGGGCGACGACGACCTCCCCGAAGGCATGGGCAGAGCCGTCCCCGTCGCCACCGGCGGCCGAGCCGTCGCCAACTTCGCGACCGGTGCCCTGCGCGGCGCTCTGAAGCCACTCGGGCCCCTTCTGCAAGAGGTGCACGACGCCGTGAAGGACGTACCGGAGCCGCCCAGCGAGCTCAGTGTGACCTTCGGTGTGCAGGTCGGGCAGGACCTCAAGCTCGGGATCGTCGGCGGCAACGGGCAGGCGCACCTCACCGTCACCGCCAGTTGGAAGCCGGCGGCCGGTCCGGAGTAACCGTGGGGTGGTTCAAGGAGATCAGTGCGGCACCCGGCGAGAAGTGGCGGCCGAGTGCCGTGTCCGTGCGCCGGACAGCCGACGGCAAGACGGCGGGCGCGGCGGTCGTGCTCGGCGCCGACACGGTGCTGACCTGCGCGCATGTCGTCAACGACGCCCTGGGCAGAGCGCAGTTCGACCCCCGGCCGCCCGGCCTGGAGGAACTGTTCGTCGAAATGAACGTCGAAGTGAAGGGGGCGCGGAAGACCGAGCGGTACCCCGCGAGGGTGGCGCACTGGATCCCCCCGCGCACCCGCGCCGGGCAGGCCGTGGGGGACGGCGACCTGGAGTGGCTCGGCGATCTCGCGGTCCTGCGGATCGACGCTCCGCCACGCGGAGTGCCCGCGCCCGACCGTCGCATGGACATGGTGCCCGGCCAGCGGGTGCGCGCCTGGCACGGCAGCGGGCACAACGCGACGTTCGCCGATCTGAAGGTCGCCGCCCTCGACGACGGGATCGGCTATCTCGACGGCAAGAGCACGGGCATGGCGGTCGGCCACGGCTACAGCGGCGGCCCGCTGTGGTGCGTGGACGACGAGACCGTCGTGGGGCTCGTCGTGGCGCACTTCATGCCGGCGTGCGATGTCCCGCCCAGCCCGCAGGACATGATCCGGCGCAGCTGGGGCATCCCCTGGCAGCGGGTCGAGGCCGAGCTGCGGAACGCGGGGGTGGCACTGGACGACGAGGACGCCGACGCGGGGCAGTCCTACGACCCCGGCGATCCCCCGTTCGTCAAACTCGTGGAGACGATCCGGTACGCCCTGCCGACGTCGTCGTACTCCTTCGGCGACACCGCCCGCAAGCTGGCGGTCGAGTGCGGCCGCGAGCCGGGCAGCGCCGTGGCCCCGCCGTCGGTGGAGGAGTTCGCGGGCTTCCTGGTCAGCCATCCGCGGGCGGTGGCGGCACTCACCCAGATCCTGCGGCCCACGAATCCCGCGGCGGCCGACCGGGTCCTGGCCGCGGGGCAGTTCTTCGAGTCCGCGCTGCTGCTCTCGCCGCGCGAACACCAGCAACTGCACCAGCTCTTGCGCAAGGTGGACCGGCCGGTGCTCGGGCGGCTCCCCGAGGTGGTGCGCGAGGCCGC
Above is a window of Streptomyces sp. DT2A-34 DNA encoding:
- a CDS encoding CU044_2847 family protein, which produces MSTISESEFDDGTPVRFLLAPAPARGDDDLPEGMGRAVPVATGGRAVANFATGALRGALKPLGPLLQEVHDAVKDVPEPPSELSVTFGVQVGQDLKLGIVGGNGQAHLTVTASWKPAAGPE
- a CDS encoding trypsin-like peptidase domain-containing protein, with product MGWFKEISAAPGEKWRPSAVSVRRTADGKTAGAAVVLGADTVLTCAHVVNDALGRAQFDPRPPGLEELFVEMNVEVKGARKTERYPARVAHWIPPRTRAGQAVGDGDLEWLGDLAVLRIDAPPRGVPAPDRRMDMVPGQRVRAWHGSGHNATFADLKVAALDDGIGYLDGKSTGMAVGHGYSGGPLWCVDDETVVGLVVAHFMPACDVPPSPQDMIRRSWGIPWQRVEAELRNAGVALDDEDADAGQSYDPGDPPFVKLVETIRYALPTSSYSFGDTARKLAVECGREPGSAVAPPSVEEFAGFLVSHPRAVAALTQILRPTNPAAADRVLAAGQFFESALLLSPREHQQLHQLLRKVDRPVLGRLPEVVREAAKRVDVRSDGDTPDAQLLSLERLAGDGHSDGGGPRVPALLRVVEYVAVLCPAPQKGVLRLWSDSVAVRLGIPAAALRERRSDAEDWARMVRARTGRVRVLVQVTQAARGRHRLRIWCDEGSGPRQVSADSSAAYSASEAARELLRVLESLTPAAADGGRPLVEVLVDSDNLNLPVDEWAAQAPGEIIPGMLGAEFPLVVHCPELLRRHERFLPDWRERWRQLDSGQTLVVSDPGQDPHQVYYELMGRLDTVRVSVDVPAGPRDRIVQICLAVGIPVVVWDRGRDTPSHAAKHMAELATRELPDGVRVYRANARGTRAPEFPGRPVLAWADADRTVPRLHLTEPQESA